GTCCGCCGTATCGGCCAGTTCCAGCTCGCGGCGGTTGTCGGCCAGGGCCAGCACCATCAGCGGCAGGCCCTTGCGGTACAGGGCGCAGGCTTCGAGCACGGCGGCGAACAGGGCATCGTCGCGCACCAGGTCGTTGTACAGCGCACCGTGCGGCTTGACGTAGGCCAGCTGGGTACCGGCGGCGCGGCAGCAGGCATCCAGTGCGCCGAGCTGGTACAGCACCAGGGCAGTGACTTCTTCCGCGGTGCAGCTCAGATGGCGGCGACCGAAGCCCTGCAGGTCGGGATAGGACGGATGGGCGCCGATGCTGACATCGTGGCGCACCGCCAAGGCCACGCTGCGCCGCATGATCAGCGGGTCGCCGGCGTGGAAGCCGCAGGCCAGGTTGGCCTGGTCGATCAGCGGCATGGCGTGCTCGTCGTCGCCCATGCGCCAGGCGCCGTAGCTTTCGCCCATGTCACAGTTCAGCAGTATTCGGGACATCTGCGCTCCTCCTGGAAGTCGCGCGTTATCGCGTAAATCGCCGGGCCGTGCAACTGAGCCTAGCCCAGCAACGAAAAGGCCCGCACGAGGCGGGCCTTGGCTTACCACACAGACTTACAGGTAGAAGGCCTTCAGCGGCGGGAAGCCGTTGAATTCCACCGCGCTGTAGCTGGTGGTGTAGGCGCCGGTGGACAGCCAGTACAGGCGGTCCTCGGCGGCCAGGTTGAGCGGCAGGCCGTACTTGTAGTTCTCGTACATGATGTCGGCGCTGTCGCAGGTCGGGCCGGCGATCACCACTTCCTCGGCCTCGCCCTTCTTCTCGGTCCAGATCGGGAACTTGATGGCCTCATCCATGGTTTCGATCAGGCCGCTGAACTTGCCCACGTCGGTGTAGACCCAGCGCTCCACGGCGGTTCGCGACTTGCGCGCCACCAGCACCACCTCGCTGACCAGAATGCCGGCGTTGGCGATCAGCGAGCGGCCCGGCTCGAGGATGATTTCCGGCAGGTCGTCGCCGAAGTCTTCCTTGAGGAAGCGGGTGATTTCCTCGGCGTAGGTTTCCAGGTCATTGGTGCGCTGGATGTAGTTGGCCGGGAAACCGCCACCCATGTTGATCATCTGCAGGGTGATGCCGTCTTCTTCCTTGAGGCGCTCGAAGATCACCTTGACCTTGGCGATGGCGGCGTCCCACACGTCGATGTCGCGCTGCTGCGAGCCGACGTGGAAGGAGATGCCGTATGGCACCAGCCCCAGCTGCTTGGCCAGGATCAGCAGATCCAGGGCCATGTCCGGGTTGCAGCCAAACTTGCGGCTTAGCGGCCAGTCGGCACTGGTCGAGCCCTCGGTGAGGATGCGCACATAGACCTTGGCGCCCGGGGCAGCCTTGGCAATGTTGCGCAGGTCGGCTTCCGAGTCGGTGGCGAACAGGCGCACGCCCTTGTCGAAGAAGTAGCGGATGTCGCGGGCTTTCTTGATGGTGTTGCCGTAGCTGATGCGCTCGGCGGCCACGCCGGTCTTCATCACCTTGTCCAGCTCGTAGATGGAGGCGATGTCGAAGTTGGATCCCTTGTCGCGCAGCAGCTCGGTGATCTCGCTGGCCGGGTTGGCCTTCACTGCGTAGTAGATCTTGGCGAAGGGGAAGCAGTTGACCAGCTGATCGTAGGAATTGGCGATGGTCTGCTTGTCGATCACCACGAAGGGGGTTTCCTGCTGATCGGCAAACGCCTTCATGCGCTTGAAAGTTTCGGGTGCGAAATAGTCTTCGACCTTGATCGACATGCTCGGGACTCCAAATGGCAAAACACGTTATAGAAAAGAGGGAGTGGCTCTGCTTGAGAGCCGCGAACGCCTGATCAGTTTCCCCACTTTGGTTCGCCTACTTCCCAAGGCATGTCGCCGATGATTCTCCGGTACCCGGAAAACCTCTCGTCGTCAGTACTTGAGCCGGATGGATCGTTGCCAGCATGAGCGTTCGGGCGCGAACTTTAGGACCATGAGCCCATGAGATCAATCAAAAATTGCCGCTGTTTTGCACCCAGTTGTCGCCTGTCTGATTGATTGTTTTTAATCCTTAACAAAGCGTCCGGAATGCTGCACAAAACCGGCCTGCAGGCCGCATTTTCCGGGTAGTGCCGCCATCCGCAGGCACACTCAGCATCCAGCTCTTTTTTGACAGACAGAAGACGGCTTGCCGGGTTCCGGCGAACCGTCCGCCCCAGGCGGATTAAATGAGGCCTTTCCCCTGGCTACTCCCGCTCGGCCCGGGCATATCGGCATGGCCGCACCGGTGTCGGACTACCGGGCCTGATCGCGCCGGCGTTTCCCGTTATAATCCCGCGCTTTTCGGGCTATTCACGGCCCGCAACCGTTTCCAGCCAGGCACGCATCCATGACCACCCAGGCCATCGAAGTCGGCAAACGCCGCACGTTCGCGATCATTTCCCACCCCGACGCCGGTAAGACCACCATTACCGAGAAGCTGCTGCTGATGGGTAAGGCGATCTCCGTGGCCGGTACGGTGAAGTCGCGCAAGTCCGATCGCCATGCGACCTCCGACTGGATGGAAATGGAGAAGCAGCGCGGCATCTCCATCACCACCTCGGTGATGCAGTTCCCCTACCGCGAGCACATGATCAACCTGCTCGACACCCCCGGCCACGAAGACTTCTCGGAAGACACCTACCGCACCCTGACCGCGGTGGACAGTGCGCTGATGGTGCTCGACGGCGGTAAGGGCGTGGAGCCACGCACCATCGCCCTGATGGACGTGTGCCGCCTGCGCGACACGCCCATCGTCAGCTTTATCAACAAGCTCGACCGCGATATTCGCGACCCGATCGAACTGCTCGACGAGATCGAAGCGGTACTGAAGATCAAGGCCGCGCCGGTCACCTGGCCGATCGGTTGCTACAAGGACTTCAAGGGCGTCTACCACCTGGCCGGCGACTACATCATCGTCTACACCCCGGGTCACGGCCACGAGCGCACCGAGGCCAAGATCATCGAGAAACTCGACTCGGACGAGGCCCGCGCGCACCTGGGCGACGAGTACGAGCGCTTCATCGAGCAGCTGGAGCTGGTACAGGGTGCCTGCCACGAGTTCAACCAGGACGAGTTCATGAGCGGCCAGCTGACCCCGGTGTTC
The window above is part of the Pseudomonas alcaligenes genome. Proteins encoded here:
- a CDS encoding 5-oxoprolinase subunit PxpA; translated protein: MSRILLNCDMGESYGAWRMGDDEHAMPLIDQANLACGFHAGDPLIMRRSVALAVRHDVSIGAHPSYPDLQGFGRRHLSCTAEEVTALVLYQLGALDACCRAAGTQLAYVKPHGALYNDLVRDDALFAAVLEACALYRKGLPLMVLALADNRRELELADTADVPLLFEAFADRAYLADGQLAPRRLAGAVHQDAERILAQALAIARGEPFADIDGKPLQLQADSLCVHGDNAESLAVLRRLRAQLDTL
- a CDS encoding type III PLP-dependent enzyme, translated to MSIKVEDYFAPETFKRMKAFADQQETPFVVIDKQTIANSYDQLVNCFPFAKIYYAVKANPASEITELLRDKGSNFDIASIYELDKVMKTGVAAERISYGNTIKKARDIRYFFDKGVRLFATDSEADLRNIAKAAPGAKVYVRILTEGSTSADWPLSRKFGCNPDMALDLLILAKQLGLVPYGISFHVGSQQRDIDVWDAAIAKVKVIFERLKEEDGITLQMINMGGGFPANYIQRTNDLETYAEEITRFLKEDFGDDLPEIILEPGRSLIANAGILVSEVVLVARKSRTAVERWVYTDVGKFSGLIETMDEAIKFPIWTEKKGEAEEVVIAGPTCDSADIMYENYKYGLPLNLAAEDRLYWLSTGAYTTSYSAVEFNGFPPLKAFYL